The following proteins are encoded in a genomic region of Pelodictyon phaeoclathratiforme BU-1:
- the corA gene encoding magnesium/cobalt transporter CorA, which translates to MDAVTKVPTGQEPGKQERMVMTAKKSVRRKGKAVHAPPKPMKKVMRNLSRTIGQPPGTLLHIGEQKTADCVITVFGYDEEREFHMPVGNVTECAEWKDQQRVLWINIDGLHDVSVIEEAGKLFGIHSLTLEDILHTEQRSKLEDFESYLFLVLRTLELEKVTGDVVEEQLSMVIGSNYVLTFQEKPGDMFDAVRERIKSQGTGIRKRGADYLAYALVDAIVESYFTVLEELESRIELLDQELFTTSGGDIFQSIYILKKELILLRKSVRPMREIINSISRDHYKVIDDVATWPFFRDVYDNVILINETIETYRDIVLGMYDTWLAIVNNRMNEIMKVLTTIATIFMPLSFLAGVYGMNFRSMPGLEWQWGFWAMVGVMSVILVAMMAYFRTRRWF; encoded by the coding sequence ATGGACGCGGTAACAAAGGTGCCGACTGGTCAGGAGCCGGGAAAACAGGAGCGTATGGTTATGACAGCCAAAAAGAGTGTGCGACGCAAGGGGAAGGCAGTTCATGCTCCGCCCAAGCCCATGAAAAAGGTGATGCGCAACCTGTCGAGGACGATAGGGCAGCCTCCCGGTACACTGCTTCATATCGGCGAACAGAAAACAGCCGATTGCGTCATAACGGTTTTCGGCTATGATGAAGAGCGTGAGTTTCACATGCCGGTGGGCAATGTTACCGAATGTGCGGAATGGAAAGATCAGCAGCGGGTTCTCTGGATCAATATTGACGGACTGCATGATGTGTCGGTAATTGAGGAGGCTGGCAAGCTTTTCGGTATTCATTCCCTGACCCTTGAAGATATCCTGCATACGGAGCAGCGTTCCAAACTTGAGGACTTTGAGAGTTACCTTTTTCTGGTGCTCCGGACGCTTGAACTTGAAAAGGTAACTGGAGATGTTGTTGAAGAGCAGTTGAGCATGGTGATCGGCAGTAATTATGTCCTCACCTTTCAGGAAAAACCGGGAGATATGTTTGATGCGGTAAGGGAGCGAATCAAAAGTCAGGGGACTGGAATACGAAAACGGGGAGCAGACTATCTTGCCTATGCTCTCGTTGATGCCATTGTGGAGAGTTATTTTACCGTTCTTGAAGAGCTTGAAAGTCGTATTGAACTGCTCGACCAGGAGCTCTTCACAACATCTGGCGGGGATATCTTTCAATCTATTTATATCCTAAAAAAGGAGCTGATTCTTTTACGGAAATCGGTACGGCCGATGCGGGAGATTATCAACAGTATCAGCCGTGATCACTACAAGGTTATTGATGATGTGGCAACCTGGCCTTTTTTCAGGGATGTGTACGACAATGTCATTCTTATCAATGAAACCATCGAAACCTATCGAGATATTGTTCTTGGCATGTACGATACCTGGCTGGCCATAGTCAACAACCGGATGAACGAGATCATGAAGGTGCTGACCACAATCGCCACCATTTTCATGCCGCTCTCTTTTCTGGCAGGAGTTTACGGCATGAATTTTCGTTCCATGCCGGGTCTTGAGTGGCAGTGGGGCTTTTGGGCGATGGTTGGAGTCATGAGTGTCATTCTCGTTGCCATGATGGCTTATTTTCGTACGCGAAGGTGGTTTTGA
- a CDS encoding YqhA family protein, translating into MNRFLSSSRYLILIAVAGTFLAASTLLLYGGISVFQQIIYTVMESSVSSKGAKVLMLGFIENADIFLVGTALYIMSLGLFELFIDDSIELPEWLVIHTLDDLKEKLIGVIVVVMAVVFLGHVVNWHGETEILYLGGAIGLVVVGLTYFTEHKKKAPYEKKP; encoded by the coding sequence ATGAATCGATTTCTCTCATCAAGCCGTTACCTTATCCTGATTGCTGTTGCCGGAACATTCCTTGCTGCCAGCACTTTGTTGCTCTACGGTGGCATTTCCGTTTTTCAGCAGATCATCTATACCGTTATGGAGAGCTCGGTCAGCTCCAAAGGGGCAAAGGTGCTTATGCTCGGATTCATAGAAAACGCGGATATCTTCCTTGTGGGAACAGCCCTCTATATCATGTCACTGGGGTTGTTCGAGCTCTTTATTGACGATTCCATAGAACTTCCCGAATGGCTTGTCATTCATACGCTCGACGACCTCAAAGAGAAGCTAATCGGCGTGATTGTTGTTGTTATGGCTGTTGTCTTTCTCGGCCACGTCGTAAACTGGCATGGTGAAACCGAAATTCTTTACCTTGGTGGAGCCATAGGTCTTGTTGTCGTCGGACTGACCTATTTTACCGAACACAAGAAAAAAGCGCCTTACGAAAAGAAACCGTAA
- the rnr gene encoding ribonuclease R, translated as MAKERFKRKTRSPGNKGHRPSVQFTGERVKPNDHILINEFLFRRGESSLGAEIVTFFADHDGERFKSVELAKALGYTESKQLPGFWYVLHKLQEEGAVDKDSNRCYGMSGTEATTYEDHLELAKPFPLPGKKQYTVAKSYTGHISTHPNGYGFVDVEGFDDDIFIKAGDMGLSIHGDEVEVLVSKVPDTYSSKSTPHQRCEGAVQKVLTRRITTIVGTLTKANRKFVLKADDRKILPEIIVPIRNARKAVDGQKVLVGELDFSKEGQIQAKVLEILGTAGDSAVEVSAIARSRGIDETFDKPLLDFAASIREGITDEDLKGRLDIRDKVVFTIDPVDAKDFDDALSIEMLEDGQYKIGVHIADVSHYVPENSPLDREALKRATSVYLVDRVIPMLPARLSEQICSLNPGVDRMAFSVFLTLSADGEVRKHEFNKTVIHSKRRFAYEDVEEILKQGKGDFVDELQALDRLSVLLREKRFKHGGLDFETEEVRFKLGSKGEPLEVMKKERLGSHRLIEEFMLLANRKVAKYLTKTFKENKKEPQPVIYRVHGAPQQEKVLILANFVKRLGFDLKLNRGKEGPIVSASALRQLLQQVKGSNIEFLVSELVLRCMSKAVYTGDNVGHYGLGFEHYTHFTSPIRRYPDLIVHRMLFEYENLRKKRRKISATRLAELTDKIQTVCQISNEREKSAVEAERESIKLKQVEYMASHVGKVYPGVISGATDYGIYVRMVDFAIEGMVHMRNLTDDYYEYDEATYSLVGKRRKKRLQIGQRVKVKVNSVDLQRRTIDLVIE; from the coding sequence GTGGCAAAAGAGCGTTTTAAACGAAAAACAAGGAGCCCTGGCAACAAGGGGCACAGGCCTTCTGTGCAGTTTACCGGTGAGCGGGTGAAGCCGAATGACCATATTCTTATTAACGAGTTTCTTTTCAGGCGGGGAGAGAGCTCTCTCGGTGCCGAAATTGTTACTTTTTTTGCTGACCATGATGGTGAGCGCTTCAAGTCGGTAGAGTTGGCCAAAGCTCTTGGGTATACCGAATCAAAACAACTTCCCGGTTTCTGGTATGTGCTGCACAAACTGCAGGAAGAGGGGGCCGTTGACAAGGACTCCAACCGCTGTTATGGCATGTCGGGCACAGAGGCGACCACCTATGAAGATCATCTTGAGCTTGCCAAGCCCTTTCCTCTTCCCGGAAAGAAGCAGTACACCGTGGCCAAGAGCTATACCGGCCATATCTCGACCCATCCCAATGGCTATGGTTTTGTTGATGTCGAAGGGTTTGATGACGATATTTTCATCAAGGCTGGCGATATGGGTCTCTCCATCCATGGCGACGAAGTCGAGGTGCTTGTTTCGAAGGTTCCGGATACCTATTCTTCCAAATCCACTCCCCATCAGCGCTGTGAAGGCGCGGTGCAGAAGGTTCTTACCCGTCGTATTACCACAATTGTCGGTACACTGACCAAGGCAAACCGCAAATTTGTGCTTAAGGCTGACGACAGAAAGATTCTGCCTGAAATCATTGTACCAATCAGAAATGCCCGCAAGGCGGTTGATGGTCAGAAGGTGCTTGTAGGGGAGCTTGATTTCAGCAAGGAGGGGCAGATCCAGGCCAAGGTGCTTGAAATTCTGGGTACTGCGGGCGACTCAGCGGTTGAAGTGAGCGCCATTGCCCGGAGCCGTGGCATTGACGAAACCTTCGACAAACCACTGCTCGATTTTGCGGCCTCCATTCGTGAGGGTATTACCGATGAGGATCTGAAAGGGCGACTTGATATTCGCGACAAGGTTGTCTTTACCATTGATCCTGTCGATGCGAAGGATTTTGATGATGCACTCTCAATTGAGATGCTTGAGGATGGACAATATAAAATAGGCGTCCATATTGCCGATGTATCGCACTATGTGCCGGAAAACTCTCCTCTTGACCGTGAAGCGCTCAAAAGGGCTACCTCGGTTTATCTGGTTGACCGGGTGATTCCGATGCTGCCTGCACGGCTTTCCGAGCAGATATGCAGCCTCAATCCTGGTGTTGACCGGATGGCCTTTTCCGTTTTTCTGACGCTGAGCGCTGATGGTGAAGTGCGCAAGCATGAGTTCAACAAAACGGTTATTCACTCCAAGCGCCGGTTTGCCTATGAGGATGTCGAGGAGATTCTGAAGCAGGGCAAGGGTGATTTTGTTGATGAGTTGCAGGCGCTTGACCGCCTCAGTGTTCTTCTGCGTGAAAAACGCTTCAAGCATGGCGGTCTCGATTTTGAAACCGAAGAGGTGCGTTTCAAGCTTGGCAGCAAGGGCGAACCGCTTGAAGTGATGAAGAAGGAGCGTCTCGGCAGCCATCGTCTTATCGAGGAGTTCATGCTGCTTGCCAACCGCAAGGTGGCCAAATATCTCACCAAGACCTTCAAGGAGAACAAGAAGGAGCCGCAGCCGGTGATCTACAGGGTGCATGGCGCTCCCCAGCAGGAGAAGGTGCTTATTCTTGCAAACTTTGTCAAGAGGCTCGGCTTTGATCTCAAGCTGAACCGGGGCAAGGAGGGGCCGATTGTTTCAGCCTCAGCGCTTCGGCAGCTCTTGCAGCAGGTGAAGGGTTCCAATATTGAGTTTCTAGTCAGCGAATTGGTGCTGCGCTGTATGTCGAAAGCGGTCTATACCGGCGACAATGTGGGCCATTACGGTCTCGGCTTTGAGCACTACACCCACTTCACCTCGCCCATCAGGCGCTATCCTGACCTGATTGTGCACCGTATGCTCTTTGAGTATGAGAACCTCCGGAAGAAACGCCGGAAAATCTCGGCAACACGCCTTGCTGAACTGACCGACAAGATCCAGACGGTCTGCCAGATATCAAACGAGCGTGAAAAAAGCGCTGTGGAGGCCGAGCGCGAGTCGATCAAGCTCAAGCAGGTTGAGTATATGGCCAGCCATGTCGGCAAGGTCTATCCCGGTGTTATCTCAGGCGCGACCGATTACGGCATCTATGTGAGAATGGTTGATTTTGCCATTGAGGGGATGGTGCACATGCGCAATCTCACCGATGACTATTACGAATATGACGAGGCAACCTACTCTCTGGTCGGCAAACGGCGCAAAAAGCGGTTGCAGATTGGTCAGCGGGTCAAGGTCAAGGTGAACAGTGTGGATTTGCAGCGCCGCACCATTGATCTGGTTATCGAATAA